A single Eleginops maclovinus isolate JMC-PN-2008 ecotype Puerto Natales chromosome 5, JC_Emac_rtc_rv5, whole genome shotgun sequence DNA region contains:
- the cdk2ap2 gene encoding cyclin-dependent kinase 2-associated protein 2 — protein MSYKPIAPAPSGSNHTPPGSSVPSPSLPSSSNFRPAFSDFGPPSMGFVQPVKVSQGSTYSELLSVIEEMSREIRPTYAGSKSAMERLKRGIIHARALVRECLAETERSART, from the exons ATGAGTTACAAACCCATTGCTCCGGCGCCATCTGGCTCCAACCACACACCTCCAG GCTCCTCAGTGCCCTCTCCTTCCCTGCCCTCGTCATCCAACTTTAGGCCGGCTTTTAGTGACTTTGGCCCCCCCTCCATGGGCTTTGTTCAG CCTGTCAAAGTGTCTCAAGGGTCCACATACAGTGAGCTTCTTTCCGTCATTGAGGAGATGAGCCGTGAGATCAGGCCTACCTACGCTGGGAGCAAGAGTGCTATGGAGAGGCTAAAGAGAg GTATTATCCATGCCCGCGCTCTGGTCAGGGAGTGTCTTGCAGAGACGGAGAGAAGCGCCCGCACATAA
- the tmem134 gene encoding transmembrane protein 134, whose product MATQFSIDDAFVLDGDEEGAVSDGDTEGWKSRDKDREGGEMTFGPLTFSKPQTHPSPAAAAGSPEHSNLKYQNLENEDILVSNGNSSFNNFFKISDPATLSYCSSQWSFSTLSSVTHLSAHCCGWVSHPLVKKNRRVVLASFLLLITGVALIFTGVVIQLNPVAGVSSAIFFVPGFLLFIPGVYHVIYISCAVRGRRGFKLFYLPYFEK is encoded by the exons ATGGCCACACAGTTTAGTATCGATGATGCCTTTGTTTTGGATGGAGATGAGGAGGGAGCAGTGTCTGATGGAGACACCGAGGGATGGAAGAGCAGAGACAAGGacagggaaggaggagagatgaCATTTGGTCCTCTAACTTTCTCCAAACCTCAGACTCATCCCtcgcctgctgctgctgccggctCCCCTGAACACAGTAACCTAAAGTATCAG AATCTGGAAAATGAAGACATCTTGGTCAGCAATGGCAATTCCTCTTTCAATAACTTTTTCAAAATCAG CGACCCTGCAACTCTGTCTTACTGCAGCTCACAGTGGTCCTTCAGCACCTTGAGTTCTGTCACACACCTTTCTGCTCATTGCTGCGG GTGGGTGTCCCATCCGCttgtgaagaaaaacagaagagTTGTTCTGGCTTCTTTCCTTCTCCTCATCACTGGAGTCG CTCTCATTTTCACAGGTGTTGTCATACAGCTGAATCCAGTTGCAG GTGTTTCAAGTGCTATTTTCTTTGTACCTGGATTTCTTCTCTTCATCCCTGGCG TGTACCATGTGATATACATCAGCTGTGCTGTCCGTGGAAGAAGAGGCTTCAAATTGTTCTACCTaccttattttgaaaaataa
- the aip gene encoding AH receptor-interacting protein yields the protein MEEEARKLLEEGIVKKLISPGKGELSAFPNGTKVVFHYRTSLCDGTVLDDSRTMGGRDKPMELILGKKFKLAAWERVLITMRQGEVAEFTCENKHTALYPLVSQSLRNISAGKDPLEGQRHCCGIAQIHSHHSLGHKDLDHLQANPQPLLFTIELLEVLPPGSFQLDVWAMTDEEKFALVPQIHEEGNSLFKEGKIKEATEKYYNGIACLKNLQMKEHPGDEVWVKLDQMITPLLLNFCQCKLLQGQYYEVIEHCSAIVFKYEDNVKAFYKRAKAHAAVWNEVEARADFNKVLELDPSLGPSVAKELKAMEYRIRNKEKEEKGRYKGLFNYTEPPAAATTG from the exons ATGGAGGAAGAAGCACGTAAGCTTCTCGAGGAAGGAATTGTAAAGAAACTGATCAGTCCTGGCAAAGGAGAGCTATCGGCCTTTCCCAATGGAACCAAG GTCGTCTTCCACTACCGCACCAGCCTGTGTGATGGCACAGTGCTGGATGACTCCAGGACCATGGGGGGCCGCGACAAACCCATGGAGCTCATTTTAGGCAAGAAGTTTAAACTAGCTGCGTGGGAAAGAGTGTTGATCACCATGCGACAAGGCGAAGTTGCAGAATTTACCTGCGAAAATAAG CACACAGCACTGTACCCACTCGTCTCCCAGTCCCTGAGAAACATCAGTGCTGGTAAGGACCCCCTGGAAGGCCAGAGGCATTGCTGTGGCATTGCCCAGATTCACTCCCACCACTCTCTGGGCCATAAAGACCTGGATCATCTTCAGGCCAATCCACAGCCTCTTCTCTTCACCATAGAGCTGCTGGAG GTTCTGCCTCCAGGATCGTTCCAGCTTGATGTGTGGGCTATGACAGATGAAGAGAAATTTGCGCTCGTGCCTCAGATCCATGAGGAAGGCAACTCGCTTTTCAAGGAGGGCAAAATTAAAGAAGCTACAGAGAAGTACTACAATGGCATTGCCTGCCTAAAAAATCTACAGATGAAG GAACATCCTGGAGACGAGGTATGGGTAAAGTTGGACCAAATGATCACACCACTGCTCCTAAACTTCTGCCAGTGCAAGCTGCTCCAGGGCCAGTACTACGAAGTCATCGAACACTGCTCGGCCATCGTCTTCAAGTATGAGG ACAATGTGAAAGCCTTCTACAAGCGTGCTAAGGCCCACGCTGCAGTGTGGAATGAGGTGGAGGCCAGGGCGGACTTTAATAAGGTTTTGGAGCTGGACCCCTCTCTGGGACCATCTGTTGCCAAGGAACTGAAGGCCATGGAATACAGGATCCGCaacaaagagaaggaggaaaagggTCGCTACAAAGGCCTATTCAACTACACCGAACCCCCAGCTGCTGCCACTACA GGTTGA
- the serping1 gene encoding plasma protease C1 inhibitor: protein MKQQALLCLLLQLSFELSSGTSLLVVPGSSLELPCFSFQTDFTGAAITWKFNGNEINANIQNGSPRVKQGGMYLFISLVTAANEGEYSCLIKESDMEMITTYKVTVDASLDHTIKVFKGSTAHLPCHFPPSVEVKANARWSKETGLDNEMLNPEDDSPDENNRLAMLYPLDHDQTMIIRDAGMEDAGTYLCQSAEGKKLSSVNVIVEVAPTAAPHSCSGFTTAWEPCQDENSRTGEPMLRESITEFSIKLYSYLRESQPSSNLLFSPISITGVLSHLLLGARGDTRKAIERAVCVPHDFHCVHLQMKKLREKLAGSLQMASQIYYNPEIKLSESFTNQSIQFYEAKPVMLLDTSEKNTEMINSWVANKTNNKIQQLVDSVSPSTQLMLLNAVTFTGQWKVKYEMEPKKGLFTKLDGDLVIVQVLYHPRYKVAMTYVDQLKAQVARFALTGDSSLYILLPRSNKVADLQQVEESLTDTAVHQMIQEVQSTTPEHMEVSLPKIELDVQPDMNMLIKKLGLSSLFENANLCGLYSEDRVVLDDARHRAFLALNERGVEAGAVTTMSFSRSFPSFSALRPFIMLLWSDKANVPLFIGRVTDP, encoded by the exons ATGAAACAACAGGCTTTACTTTGCCTCTTGCTGCAGCTCTCTTTTGAG CTTTCTTCAGGCACAAGTCTTTTGGTGGTACCTGGTTCCAGTCTGGAGCTGCCATGTTTCTCGTTTCAAACTGACTTCACTGGAGCGGCCATCACTTGGAAATTCAATG GTAATGAGATAAATGCCAATATTCAGAATGGCTCGCCTAGAGTTAAACAGGGTGGCATGTATCTTTTTATATCTCTTGTTACTGCTGCCAACGAGGGCGAGTACTCATGTTTGATAAAGGAGAGCGATATGGAGATGATAACAACATACAAAGTAACAGTTGATG CATCCTTGGACCACACCATCAAGGTATTCAAAGGCTCCACCGCTCACCTCCCATGCCATTTCCCACCGTCTGTGGAAGTCAAAGCCAATGCACGTTGGTCTAAAGAGACAGGTCTTGACAATGAGATGTTGAATCCTGAAGACGATTCACCAGATGAAAATAACAGATTGGCGATGCTATATCCACTGGACCATGATCAGACCATGATCATCAGAGATGCTGGCATGGAGGATGCTGGGACTTACCTTTGTCAATCTGCTGAGGGGAAGAAGCTGAGCTCCGTAAATGTCATTGTTGAAG TTGCTCCTACTGCTGCTCCTCACTCGTGCAGCGGCTTCACCACAGCATGGGAGCCCTGCCAGGACGAGAACAGTCGCACAGGGGAACCCATGTTGCGGGAATCCATCACAGAGTTTTCCATTAAGTTGTATTCCTACCTTAGAGAATCACAACCTTCCAGCAACCTGCTCTTCTCTCCTATCAGTATCACCGGGGTACTATCCCATTTGTTATTAG GTGCAAGAGGTGACACCCGTAAAGCCATTGAGAGGGCTGTCTGTGTGCCTCACGACTTCCACTGTGTCCACCTGCAAATGAAGAAGCTGAGAGAGAAGTTGGCCGGTTCCTTGCAGATGGCTTCTCAGATCTACTATAACCCAG AAATCAAGCTGAGCGAGTCCTTTACTAACCAGTCCATCCAGTTCTATGAAGCTAAGCCCGTCATGCTGCTGGATACcagtgagaaaaacacagagatgaTCAACAGCTGGGTGGCAAATAAGACCAACAATAAAATCCAGCAATTGGTCGACTCTGTGTCACCCAGCACACAGCTGATGCTGCTCAACGCTGTCACCTTTACCG GTCAGTGGAAGGTCAAATATGAAATGGAACCCAAGAAAGGGCTCTTCACAAAATTGGATGGTGATCTGGTGATTGTACAGGTCCTTTATCACCCGAGATACAAGGTGGCTATGACATATGTAGACCAGCTAAAGGCGCAG GTAGCAAGGTTTGCTCTCACAGGGGACAGCAGTCTTTACATCCTGCTACCTCGCTCAAACAAAGTGGCTGACCTGCAGCAGGTGGAAGAGAGTCTGACTGATACAGCTGTGCATCAAATGATCCAGGAAGTACAAAGTACAACTCCTGAACATATGGAGGTCTCTCTGCCCAAAATCGAGTTAGATGTCCAGCCAGACATGAACATGCTCATCAAGAAATTGG GACTGTCGTCCCTCTTTGAGAATGCCAACCTGTGTGGGCTGTACTCTGAGGATAGGGTAGTTCTAGATGATGCCAGACACAGAGCCTTCCTCGCACTGAATGAACGAGGGGTAGAGGCCGGGGCCGTCACCACCATGTCGTTCTCTCGCTCCTTCCCGTCCTTCTCTGCCCTGCGGCCCTTCATCATGCTGTTGTGGAGTGACAAGGCCAATGTGCCGCTCTTTATTGGCAGAGTGACCGACCcatga